Below is a genomic region from Helianthus annuus cultivar XRQ/B chromosome 2, HanXRQr2.0-SUNRISE, whole genome shotgun sequence.
cacctaccattggggtaatactcaagaaaccgcttttcagcacttaaaggatagactctgcagtgcacctatcctctcattgccagagggcacggacgatttcgtggtttattgtgatgcatccattcagggtcttggatgtgtgttaatgcagcgcgacaaggtcattgcttacgcttcgcgccaacttaaggttcacgaacggaactacacgacgcacgatttagagctgggagctgttgttttcgcgcttaagatatggcgacactacctgtacggtaccaagtgcactatctacaccgatcacaggagtctcgagcatatcttcaagcagaaggaattgaatatgcgtcaacgtcgatgggtcgaactactgaacgattacgaatgtgccatcaagtaccatccaggcaaagccaacgttgtggctgatgccctcagtcggaaagacactctacctagatgcgtgcgagcactacagcttactattgagtctggtcttcctgcacagatacgagatgctcaggtagaagcattgaaaccagaaaacgtcagggctgaagccctacgcggctcaaggcaacgattagaacggagggaagacgacgcctactatgtaacggggcgtatttgggtcccactatatggcaacttacgcgagcttgtaatggacgaagctcacaaatctcgctactcggtacatccagggtgtgataaaatgtaccacgacattagaacaacttattggtggcctagcatgaaggcccacaccgctacctatgtcagcaagtgcttgacctgtgcaagagtcaaggcagagtatcagaaaccatcaggcctacttcagcaacccaagataccacagtggaaatgggaggaaatttccatggatttcgttactagcctgcctagatcccaacgtgggaataatactatttgggtgatcgtggatcgactcacaaagtctgctcatttcttggcaatcaaagaaacagacaagttctccacactagcagacatctatttgaaggaagtagtctcgaggcacggggtgcccacctctatcatttcggatcgcgatgcacgattcacatcagagctatggcaagcaatgcacaaatctttggctcacggttagacatgagcacagcttatcatcctcagacggatggacagtctgagcgcacgattcaaaccttagaagacatgcttcgggcatgcgttattgatttcggaaACAGCTGGGAAAatcatctccctttagtggagttctcgtacaataacagctaccacaccagcattcaagccgctccattcgaggcattgtacgggcgtaaatgttggtcacctctctgttgggcagaggtgggggatagtcaaatcacaggaccagaaatggtaaTTGATGCCACTGAAtgaatagcacagatacgacaacgcatggcggcggcgcgtgaccgtcagaaaagttacgccgataagcgtaggaaacctttggaatttcaggtcggggaccgggttttacttaaagtctcaccctggaagggtgtggtacgttttggcaaacggggcaaactcaatccgcggtatgtcggaccattcgagattatagaaagaataggccaagtagcctacagactgaacctaccagcagaactcggggcagttcacaacgtctttcacgtgtcgaatctgaagaagtgtctgtcagatgagaccctcataattcctttgaaggaactcactatcgacgaacagttgcacttcgtcgaggaaccagttgaaatcacggaccgggatgttaaggtcctcaagcacaagagaatccctcttgttcgagttcgttggaactcccgtcgtggcccagagtacacctgggaacgtgaagacgaaatgaagcaaaagtatcctcaattgttcgcgaacagtacaaccactactgaggctgaagctaccatggaatttcgggacgaaattccagatcaacggggggaggatgtgacaccccaggaaaaccagtaaacgatacaacttacctagcttcctcaatGAGTACGTATCAAATTTCAggatgaaatttcttttaagttggggataatgtgacaactcgtaattcgaacctactttgtgtaacgttacgtgattatgtgaactttatttgaataacatgttatacgtgCCTTGTGTAAATTGTGTAATGTAcgaatgttatgttatgtgtaTATGCTTGtatgatccgatcgcacaacaaccatcactcgatcgcacaagcccatttgggccgtattgcttgtaaccgaaaccaaTAGGCAGCCGAGTGGGGCTCGGCCCATCTTGATGTTCACATAACACTTAGGGGTAGTAACCACCTCTCACTTTTATCAaaaatcacaacacacacaaaaccctagctctttctctcctctcaaaCCCGACGGCAACCACCCCCATCTCCCTCGAAGCTCTTGACTCGGTTGATCCCATTCTCCTctcaatccggttagtgttttagtGTTTGGTTGTTACTTGATTGTATGTTGCATGATGTGCGATATATGTACGTTTTACATGATAATCTTGGAAGGATATCGGATGGATGGTGATATAATTTTTAATggtaatgtgatcggctcataaatgtaatttttaatGTTCATATAAATCGGATTTGGGGGATGATGATCTAGAACCGATTAGATGTAagtcggttgtcatgtttctatATTTTCGGATGGTTTGCTTGTGGTGTGAAAGCTttaaatcggatagtttgaatgttTTAAGTTGTTGTTGAAGCTTGATCATGATTAGGGTTTATATGATTTAGATGTTACaaaccttgtttgatcgatttttGGTTAAAGATGAAACCGGTTAGATGTTAATTGATAACCATGAAAATAGGAAATTGATTGATTGCCTTGACCGAGTTATTGTATGATTAGTAACGGTCGATTTTCCTTAATTGAGATGCATAATGTTCGGATgttaaactgatcgcacaaggttccgctcggtcgcacaagatcaggtcataCAAGATCTGATCTGATCGCACCAGCCGGACGCACAAGACCAATCACACATTATGGGTACTAGTAGATAAGCACATAGTACCGGCtagttatgcatgatcgcacaacatcttgtggatcgcacaagctggtgccGATCGCAgaagatgttgggccacacacatatGTTAAACTTTGATACgctgttgggccgaacaagcccaaaccACCATCGCACAACTGTTCGGATCGTACAAGTTACCCAGATCGTACAAGGttacccggatcgcacaagtcacttatATGTTATTTAGTTGGGCCGAACAGGCTGTTGGGCTGCTTAActaattgggccgggttatgttggatcgcacaacatgttgggccgggttCTATTGGGCTTATTTATATCGCACAAGTCGGATATATTATGCACTTGTTTGttatgtgtttgccatgatccatacgtgcttgaaacctgttagttatgtgtaaacctATGTGCATTACTCGAAACCAAAACCTAActcgtatggtaaccatgttaggacgtggttgaccacttataactcaagaaaccttttgtgtatctgccgagcaaaccaaggtgagttcacacagccaaggcatggggttcccagggtgggaatgggattggatgatttacttgtacttactTAACTAATGGAACTtgatgatatggtcctcgggtgaggaaggttattgataagatactgctagactaatgatactaatagaactgatcttcgcatacatgtcgggtttggctgcgataatatgactaatcttcgcacacatgcctaggatgGCTGCTAatgatactaatagaactgatcttcgcatacatgtcgggtttggctgcgataatatgactaatcttcgcacacatgcctaggatggctgcgaaccatacactaatcttcgcacacatgccgggtggctgtgatacaaatatacctagtctagaatacttgggaaacttcccctaatcttcgcatacatgtctaggagaccgcgatacgaactaatacgatacatgagttaacgaacgaacataaggCTTATcctactattacaattactgaactattaactgtgaactcgctcaactagttgttgactctctgctgcatgccttgcaggaccttaggtacataaggagcttgcacagggaggagcaggtcgttgtgggacatggatcgtggatgccatgttaaacgtttaaacatttgaacttatgatttactttgggtttacatacttatgcttccgctactcaaattatgttttgttaaacaccagttatattgtgatgggttgaaTTGATAacttttagggtaaattacacttttcatcctttatgtttgtatgaGTTTGCAATAGatgccctttaacttcaataattacagtcagaGTCCTTTATTTAGGAAACCCATTACACTGTAGGTCCTTTAGCacaaaccaagttaaaattttcaATTAAATATAACATGTGACTTGGACAtgagggtatattagtaattctACCACTATATTTAAAATATCTATTTTCTTATTTCATTTCCAGTTTCCACAGCCACACCCAACCCAGACCAAACCCTTATCCTCTTTCACTTTCTTCTTTCAATTTCCCTCAATCTCAGTTCTCTCTCTCCAAAATCAGAATCGTTTCTCTCACTAAAACACACACTCTTTAGTAAAGTTGTTGTCTTGAATAACCAATAATGATTTTTCAAACACTTTAATCAATGAATATCACTTGGAGATTTTGATTTTTTCAAACACTGTAATCAATGAATATTACCAATCAAAGAAGATACCTTCTATCTATACAAAATGTTCACTGAAATTTGCACAGATTACAGATCTCGATCCCAGTTACATCgattcttcaccaaactgatttCAATCACCACCTTCACCCTCTCTATCTCTCTTCTTCCACCTCTAGCTGGTTACAACTATCCTCCGACGACCACCACAAAACCCCCACCATCACAGAATCCCTGCCACCAAGTGATTGGTGGCGACGTGAGACCGACGACCACCTAATCTCACATACCACCACTGCCCGAGCCAAACCCCACTCCATTGCACACCCCCTCCTCCCCGTCACCATCATTCCTGCAACCCTTGCTCCGCCCTAGCCGGGACCACCATCATGCGGCGCTGCCGCCATGGCTCCGCCACCAAGGGTGGTGGCCGACCGTTTTCTAGAAAGAGAGAGCCATTAGAGATTCTAGAAAGAGAAAGGGGGTAACATTTTAGGAGCTGAAATGAATGGAAAAAGAAAAATATCTTATATATATAGATAGTAtaaaattactaatataccctcatgtgcaagtcatatgccatatttaactgaaaattttaacttggtttgtGCTAAAGGACCTACGGTGTAATGGGTTTctcaaataaaggactgtgactgtaattattgaagttaaatgaCATCCATTGCAaactgatacaaacataaaggacgaaaaatgtaatttaccctaacttttattatttaaatactatgttcaatatgattggtggcttgatcctggtcatgtcacgccttcaagcggtggtactccgcgtgtggattttgagggtgtgacatctTTTCTCAATTTCTAAAATATATATCCAGCCCAATCACTCTTATACTCGGCCCACTTAAATAACTGGTCACCCATTACTTAGTCAAAGAAATTTCTCCAATTACAACATGAATATTTATCCATCCAATATATCATCATCAGTTATTAACTCAATATATCATCATCAGTTATTAACTCAATATACCATCATCAATTATTAACTCAATATACCATCATCATTTACTAATACATCACATAATTTGATACCCAAAAATCAATATTCAATTCGATCAGATTAATACAAAACAGTTTACATAATAGTCCCACATGCACAACGAACCATTGACAGAGCATCAATTTAAAGCTGACTTTATTTCATACTTACACACAATCTTTTTAGTGGATAATTATCATGAATTTCTATATGAAACCCTTACTTTATTCGCTTACATCAGCCACAATATGATTCCACTATTTCGATTACATCAGCCACATGATATGATACTTAATAAAATCCTAGTTCATATTCATTATCATGCATTCAATATCAATTAACCCAAATAAACACAAACGAAACATACTCAAAGAATCCAATCGAGATAATGATAAATACTGACCTAGGGATGTAGAATGAAGGGGGGGTGTCCACAGCCGTACGTAAGAGATGAAAGAGGGTAGGGTTTTTGTTTTGCAAATTAGTTGTGAAGATAATACACAAGATAATACTCATATGCGCATAATAAAGGATTTTGGGGGTGATTGGGCCTCACTCGACCGGACTGGGCTTAAGTTTCTAACATTGGGCTGTCACAAGAGATGTGGCGGTTTGGACTTATTTTACACAGGCCAGAATTAAGAGAAATGCATCCCAATCAAACTTGCGGCCCAAACATACATATCACACAATATGGCCCATGTCAATCCCATTTGGGTTTTACTAAGCCCATGCCTAAATGTAATCCAATTAGACTCATTTACATGCTAAGAGTTGGTTCTCTAAATCAGTTGAACGACACACAAACATGTTTACAATTTCATGTATAGTTAATCAGTTAAACACACGTAATCATAAGCAGATAAACATAGAGACACACGCTAAAAGTTGTGGGATTTCAAGCAATGCTAACGTTAATTATCCGGGTTGTCACATCACAATAAATAAATAGATTTAAATTATAATATGTTAATTGAGTTTTCATCTATTAATACACTATATTTTGTTTTGTTCCATAATATTACTTTTACCTAATAATAGTCCAGTGTTGGTTCGTTTTTAGTTATTGTATGTATATCAATCATTTTTATGGAATTGGTATATTTAATGATATCTAAAAATGATTAATTAAAGTTTTAAACCTACGTCTACCTTTGTGTGAGGAATTTATATGATACGGATTATTGGATTACAATCTAAAGGTGGAACATTAAGCTTTACCTTAGCTGCGAAGATTTACTGTTATTTTAGTTGTGAAAGTTTGCCTCCAATTGACATTCTTGACCGACAACGATGGTGGGCAAGGGGTCACCGGGCAGGGAGTATATTCTCATATAGAGGAATCGACACCCAATTCAGTGTTGATTAGGAAGTTTTGATCGCATTGAAATAAATGTACCTTGtaacgttaaaagaccattttgctcTTCACTAAAAtggaagaaaaagacaaaaaaaaaaaaaattggatgttaactgaaaaatctgacaaGATTTTaattttagatgaaaatgacaacaaaattgaaaccacatgaatccagattcaaaaggtttaaaTTTTGAACTAAAGTGTTAAAAGTGACCAAAGATggaccattttgacagtttactctttataAGAAAGATCAAAATGGATATTGTGTTGGGCTGTTGGGTGTTTTAAGGCTTAAGAATCACAAAACCGATAAAACAACTAAAAGTACAGAAGGGCTGAATTAGTAATTCACTTGGGCTGAGAACTGGGCCACAAAGATGGTGGATCAGAGGACGAATTAATAAGAGAAGGCGGCTAGAAATTTCGGGGTATTAATTAGAGGTGCACAaacaggattttttttttttttttaaaggaaaacTTCATTAGAAACCAACCAAACCCGAAAACCGGGCAGGCCACAAACAataacaaacaaactacataattacaaatttacactaATTCGACCAAGAGATAGGATTGTTCTTAGTTCTATTTTTGTACCATAAAAAACCTAACGACCTGACCTCACTAAAGATACTATCCACCTTGGCTTCAACCCCTGAAAAATTGCCTTGTTCCGAGCCGTCCTGAGACACCAGCAAGCAGCAACAATAATACCATGAACCACAGGTTTGACTCTGTTCCCGATGTTTCTATCAAGGTGGATTTCCGGCAAGTCCTTGAAAGAGAAAGCGAAGATGGGCGGTATATGGCACCACCGACTGATTTTATGCCAAAGGATCACAGCCGTAATGCATGAAGAAAAAATGTGTTCCACAGTCTCGATCTCCGATTTGCAAAACGGACAAAACCCGTCACCCACGTTAATACCTCTTTTCCGCAAAGCATCCGAAGTCGGAATACGGTTCATCTCTACTCTCCATGCGAGAACGTTGCATTTTATCAGCACCAATCTACACCATTCCATCGCAAAATAGTACCTGTTAACAACGATACCATCCAAGAGTTTCTTGACAGAATTGACGGAGAATAAAACCGACCAATCAGGTAACCACACCCAATCGTCCTTATTGTTGTTTAGAGAGACCGAAGATAAGGCAGCCAAGAGATCGTCCAACTCTCTTCGTTCATTATCCAAATCTGGCTCGTGCCTCCAAAGCCAATCGCCATGCACGGGATCCCGAATAGTGTAAGTTTTGACCATCTCGAGCAAAAACAAATGAGGAAAAACCTCCTTGAGAGGAGCATCTCTCAGCCACGGATCCAACCAGAAAAGAATACGATCCCCCTACCCGCCTTTCCCCTAAAGAACCCACGAAGACGCATATTATCGGCTAAGGGTTTATTGATAACAGAAGAAATATTGCTCCAAACACCTCCTTACGATTTTTTTTCACGGGAAGAAACGACCAATTAGAGCCGCCGGAATGAATTGCATCCACAACCTTGACCCAAAGATTATCTCTATCTTTTTTGTATCTCCAACCCCATTTACAAAAAAGAGCCCTGTTGTCATTATGCAGTTTACTAATTCCCAAACCCCTCGATTTGATAGGAAGAGACAACATATTCCAAGCCACCCAGTAAGTTTTTCTGATATCACGAGACCCTCCCCATTCCAAATCCTTAACAACCTTCACTGGAGCCTTCTAAAGCGAAAAATAGTAGTTAGGAAGACTCACCAGGACTGAGCGAATAAGGGTAATTCTCCCCCCGATAGACAATAAAGAGGACTTCCACAACGCGAGTCTTGATTCAATAATATCGTAAACGGGTCTCCAATTATTGATGCGATTCATGTTCGCCCCGACCTTCAGACCGAGATACTTAAACGGGAGTGATTCCAATTTGCATCCGACTCTATCCGCCAGATCCCTCACGTCCACCGCTTCCGCCCCAATACCGAATAAGCTAGACTTCCCTAAGTTAATTCTCAATCCAGAGCAGACATGGAAACATCTTAAGATTCTCACGACATTAAGAGCATTACTCATGTCCCATTCCCCAATGATAAGCGTGTCATCCGCAAAGAAGAGATGGGTTATCAACGGACCATCGTTAGAAAGTTGAATACCCGAAAAAATGCCCAAATCCCTAGCTTTGTCAATAAGACAAGACAAGGCTTGCATAACCGCCACAAACAAGAATGACGAAATGGGATCACCTTGCCTCATCCCCTTGCCACATTTAAATTCGAAAGTAGGCACACCATTAACCAAAACAGACGCCCTAGCCGAAGAAAGAATACCCCACAACCACTTACACCATCTCGCCCCAAAGCCCATCTGTCGGAAAACATCCACCACAAACCCCCAATTGATATTGTCGTATGCCTTTTCGAAgtcaattttgaaaagaaacgCTTTTTTCTTGCATTTTTCAGCCAAGAGCACACCTCGTTGATGATAAGAGGCCCGTCCAAAATAAATCTATTGCCGAAAAAAGTAGACTGACTGTTTGAAATAACCGACCCAAGAACCTTCTTAAGCCTATTGGCTAAAATCTTGGAAACCACCTTATTAACGACCCCAACCAGGCTAATGGGACGGTAATCGCTGAGGCCCGATGGATCTCTCTTTTTAGGAATCAAAGCAATGAATGAGGAGCCACAACCAACATTAATCTGACCAGACTCGAAGAACGCCGCCATAAGCGCCAAGAAATCATTTTCGAAAAGCCTCCAAAACCGGTTTAAAAAAACGAAAGTTGAACCCGTCAGCACCGGGAGCCCGGTCATCCCCGCAATCAAACACCGCAACTTTGATTTCATTGACCGAAAACTGAGATTTCAGCTAGGATGCATTAGAAGAAGATATCTTCTTCAAGTTATCGCAAATAAGAGGGGGACGGGACGCACACTCCTCCAAGAACTTGGATCTGAAGAAGTTGAAAACACCCTTCTTGATAAGAGAGGGTTTGGACACCCATTCGTCACCAATATTAAGCTCGTGAATAACGTTGGTCGCTTTCCTGCAATTAATCATAGAATGGAAAAATTTGGAATTTTCATCACCATCTTTGGCCCATCTTACCCTAGACCTTTGCCTCAGATCCATCACTTTGGCAAACTCCATCTCGGCAATGGTCTTTTTGTTTTCCGCCAAGTTCCATTCTTCCTCTTTTATTAAATCTCTTGAATCAAGAATCGACTCCAACTCCTCAAGCTCTACTCCAGCAATCCTACGTGCTTCACCCTCCTTTTGAATCATTTTGTCTCTCCACTCCTTTATTCTACCACGAACATGACCCAACTTTTTAATCAATGCAACGTCAGGGGGGTAGCCTGTGGAAGAGAATTCGTTGCAAGCTTCTTCCACAACCTCCGTAAACCCCTCTTTAACCAACCAAGAGTTAAAAATACGGAACGGACACGACCCAAAATTAACCGATTTGGAAATCAAAATAATAGGACAATGATCCGACCACAAACACGGGAGAGCCTGAACACGAGCCTCCGGCCAACCATTAAGGAACTCCGAATTAACCAAAAATCTATCAAGCTTACTGAGTTTGTTCCCATTTTCAAAACGCCAAGTGAATTGCATACCTCTCATATCAAACTCAAACAACCCCGCTTCAAACACAAAAGAATTAAAATTATTGGCACAGGAAGGTTTAAACACACAATTTCTCCTTTCTTCGTGATAACGGACTGCATTAAAGTCCCCACCGATAATCCAGAAACCATCCGTGTTATTGATAATCACAGTCAACTCCTCCCATAGATCTTTCTTAGCAGGAATCCCTTGAGGAGCGTACACATTCAAAAAATTAACTATCGAGCTACAACCCACCAGATGACCCCTGACAAGGAGAAAATGCCTACTTTTAACTGACGACTCCAAGCGAAACAAGCTATCATCCCACATACAAATTAAACCACCAGAAAGCCCAGAATCATCAACCGACTCCATACCGAACCCGTTGCTACCCCAAAATTTCGACAACTCAGATCTTGACACACCAGCATGTTTTGACTCCTGAATAGCTAGGAAATTTATTCCATGTTCCCTAATGATTGAACTGATCCAACCAGATTTATAAACTCCCCCGATCCCCCTGACATTAATAGAAAGACAATTCATTGCGGAAACAATTTGATACCTGAATTCACGATGGATTCCTTAACCAGAGCAGAATGATTGTGAAGCTTAACTCCTTAACCGTATTCTCAATTTCCTTGTCCACCCCCAAGTGAATATCGGAACCAGGAAGATCCTCGTTCCCGTTAGCAAATCCGACGAACCCAGTCTCCTCCATCCTATCAGCATCAAGATCCACCAGAATAGCATCGACATTGAGGTTGAGCCCTTCATGATTTCTTTCTTCAACCAGGCAACTACTAACTGTCTCACTATGATTTTTAGatgtaaagccaacaaaaccaaatCCCTGTTCTTGATCCTCAATATCCTTTCTATACCTTTTCTCGGGTCGGTGGTCCCTGAGAGAAGCACTATTGCCAGCTTGGGCCTGACCTTTCCTGTGTTTAAAGCCCAAAGAAGTTTTGCGCTGGGCCCTAGACTTCAAAACACCAGCGGCCACACCAATCCCAAAAGGGACTGGCCCATTTCCACAACCAAAAGCATTGGGACCCACCGCCGGCAAAGAATCACCGACATTCAGCCTATCCAAAGGGGGACCCACCGCCGCCTCATCATTAATCACATTAAAACAATTATCTGCCTGCACATTCTCATCGTGCATGGGAATGAAATTCTCGGGCAGGTCACCGTTATTAATAATAGACTGTCTGACTTCCTCCGAACCATCCAACTTCTGCGACCCTCCAGCTTCCTCCTCCCCTGAGTTCACCGGACCGACCACCGGTGAAGACATCGTAGGTGAATCCATCGCCGGAGAACCATAATCCACATAGTCCAAACATTCAGGAACCCAGTCATCATGTTCCTCATCCACCCAAATTCTAAAAACCATGTTTTTCCATCTCAGAGACACCATTTCTCTGAATCTTTGAGCCTCACCTACTTGCACCCCAATCTTAACGACAGACAAATCCCGATCCTCGTCGATAACTTTAGGAATAAAAAGAACTTTACCGAATAACTCACCAACCTGCACAAAAACATCAGGCTCCAGGAGATTAAGAGGAATGCCATGCAGCTTTAGCCACGCCACACGTTCCATGGGCAAGGGCTGACCCGCCCAGGTTTCCAACTTGGTGAACCAAGGCCCCCAAATATCTCGAGATTCCAAGAATCTACTGGCCGCAATCTCATCAAGAAAAGGGATAATGATAGATAGCCCACCCAAGTACCGAATCCTTGAAAACTCCACCTTAGCGATCCTCATAAGCTTGTCGAAATCTTTTCTAATACCCGGGTTCGGCTATATACCCGAGTATGAGTATGACTGGGTTTTGACTTTTCGGGTATTGGTCATACCCGGGTCGGGTTCGGTTCCGGGTTTGGCTAGAAAAACTATGACCTGTGTACCAAGGTTCGGGTAGGATTCGGGTTCGGGTTTTCAATACCCAGGTATTAGAATACCCTATTTCCGGGACCGGGtggttcgggttcgggtatagATCAGGTTTTTCGATTCATTATATTG
It encodes:
- the LOC110896386 gene encoding uncharacterized protein LOC110896386, with the translated sequence MNCLSINVRGIGGVYKSGWISSIIREHGINFLAIQESKHAGVSRSELSKFWGSNGFGMESVDDSGLSGGLICMWDDSLFRLESSVKSRHFLLVRGHLVGCSSIVNFLNVYAPQGIPAKKDLWEELTVIINNTDGFWIIGGDFNAVRYHEERRNCVFKPSCANNFNSFVFEAGLFEFDMRGMQFTWRFENGNKLSKLDRFLVNSEFLNGWPEARVQALPCLWSDHCPIILISKSVNFGSCPFRIFNSWLVKEGFTEVVEEACNEFSSTGYPPDVALIKKLGHVRGRIKEWRDKMIQKEGEARRIAGVELEELESILDSRDLIKEEEWNLAENKKTIAEMEFAKVMDLRQRSRVRWAKDGDENSKFFHSMINCRKATNVIHELNIGDEWVSKPSLIKKGVFNFFRSKFLEECASRPPLICDNLKKISSSNAS